Genomic window (Sediminispirochaeta smaragdinae DSM 11293):
CTATGATCTCCAGCGATGCCGCAAGAATATATCGCCTCACTCATAGGTTTGATTGCCACAACACAGATACACATTGCGAAGGGCCTGCAGCGGTTCGGTATCGAAGGTTATTCCTCAAGAAATTCCGATTCCGATGAGGTAAAAAAAAAGAAGCGACGCCTTTACGTTTTTTCGCTGATCTTGAACAACGGGGCTTTTCTGTGGGTGCTTATCGCAAATATGTTCGCCCCGCCAGCGGCTTATACCAGCATGTTTGGTTTTGGTCTCATTGTGCTGATGTTCTTTTCCGAACGCTATCTCGGAGAACCAGTAGGAAAAACACGTCATGTTGGGGCCTTAATCCTTGCCACAGGAACCTTTTTTCTTGGATGGGCAGAAGGAAAAGCAAGTTTAAATAGCGGCGGAATGGTGATGGCATCCATCAATGTGAAGCTTGTTATTTGTATCGTGGGAGCATTTTTTGTGATTGCCCTGCCGGCATTGGCCATGGTCAAAAAATACAGGGCCTCTTCCGGCATTCTCGGCACGATTGCAGGATTAATTACGGGCGTCTCTGGGGCGTGCGATCCCCTGTTTAAGTCAATTGCGCAGCATTATAGGGGAACATCTGGCTTACTTCCTTCTACCGGTATCGGATGGGTATTATTTGCCTGCAGCATCGGATTTGGCACCATTGCTATGGTTCTTACGCAAGTTGCCTTTGCCTGGAAAGCAAAGGCAACGGTCATTGTTCCCGTTCATAATATGGCTCTGATTCTCTTTCCGCCTTTCCTGCTGGAAATTACGCTTTCCGATTACCACCTTACCCTATTCCATCTACCCGGAATCATTCTGATAGCCGTCGGAATGCTCTTTTTGTTTGTTTCCAAACGATAGCCTCATACAATCCTTATGCCATAGGACCATCCTCTGATCATGAGAATCGGAGTGGGAATAAACGGAGAGGGGAAAGGTCATGTGACAAGGATGATTGCCCTTTCTCAAAGATTACAAGAACGACACGAACTTTTTTTCTGGGCTCCTGAGACAGTTGCCCCCATGATTGCCGCAACCTTTCCAGATTGTCTATTGATGCCGCTTCCTCTGCTAAAATTTGTCATGAATAAGGAACGAATCGATTTCTTCCGTACCGGTATCGACAATATCGATACTATTTTTCAGGCCCCCGCAGCAATAAAGCAAATCAGCGACCAAATGAAGCTGCTACGTATTGAAGGAGTACTGAGCGATTTTGAACCCTACAGCTCAAAAGCCGCAAAACATGCAGGGATTCCGGTACTCCAACTCAACCATCCGGGAATTGTGCTAAGAGCCCAAACCATCATGCCGGACGCAATCATCAGTAAAATAGTCGCAGGTTCCATGATGGGAGAATATGACGAATCACTTATCAGTTCCTTCTACCACGGCGATATCGGTCCGATACTTCGCGACAACATACGAACAAAAGAGCCTTACTATGGAAATCATATCATCGTCTATGTCAAAAAGAGTATGGAAAAAAATGTTCTCGAAGCCTTACACCATGTTACAAAACGTGAAATACGGGTATTCCCCAGCGAACGCTTTGATTTCGCGGATTCTCTTGCCACAAGTGCCGCCGTCATCGCAACCTCAGGACATCAGCTTAGCTGCGAATCTCTTTATTTAAAGAAGCCGATATGTTCCATTCCGGTAGAAGGGCAATTTGAACAAAGGCTTAATGCGATGATGATAGAACGGTCGGGTCGTGGCCTCTACGCCAAGATGGACCACATCACAAGTGATATGAAACGGTTCTTTAAAAACTTGAACGCATATCAAGAGGAGAGCGAAAAGCCTGCACCCGAGGGATATTGCTTTCATGACGAAAGTGACAAGGCGGCGTTTCTCACGGAACGTTTTTTTGTGAGCGGGGGATTGCCGCTTGCAAAGAAGGCTTAACTACTGTTCCGAATCGTGGTGATACTTTGTTCTTTTTGCAGGAAAAATCCTTTGTTTTTCCCTCTTGCTTGATTTTTATATGTGTATCTTTGTAATTGACGATAAGAAAAAGAATTGTACGTTGTGGATCACCAATATTCGTAACACTACTCTTTTTTTACGGAATCAACCCCTGAATTGAAGTAGAAGGGAGCTGTGGACCAGGTGTATTCCTCTCACAGCCTTACGATGGACGATCGACTATCTACCCTCTTATGCATGGGCATAAAATCACCACGATTCCGGACAATAAGCACAAAAAAGACACATCTGTTCCAAGGTGCCTTTTCGGGGACACTAACTATACGATATACTACTCGTAGAAGGAGTAACCCCATTTTGACGCAGTATTCAAAACTCATCGAAAAAGTTATAGAAGCCGGAGACATGGCGGCTAAAAATCAAAAATCAGTGAGGAGAAATTTCAAACCAGACGGTTCGGTTCTTACCGAGACAGATCTTGCGATAGATCAGCTCCTTTCTGATACTTTGAAAGAACTCTTCCCCGACGCAAATATCGTCAGTGAAGAGAATCCAAGGGATCTTTTTCCCGACAGAAAATTGACCTTTGCCTTGGATCCTATCGACGGTACGGATGCCTATAGCCAGGGGATGCCGGGATGGTGTGTTGCATTAGGAATCCTCAACGAGCAACTGCTGCCTGTCGGCGGTATCATATATGCTCCCCGTTGGGGAACAGATCGGGAACGGGGTGTGCTGCTGACGGCCCTTCCCGATCAGGAAGTACTTTACAATGGCTCCCCGCTGAAGATCGATGCCGATACCAAAAAGCAGAAACAGTGTTTACAAATGATGATATCCAGTAAGCTTCACCGAACCTTCGATTTATCGGTCTACCCAGGGAAATTGCGTAGTATCGGTAGTTCCATACTGCACCTTGCAGCACTTCTCCTTCATCCTGGAGTAACGGAAGTGCTGCTTGCTCCTTGCTTCATATGGGACATTGCTGCAGCACATGCAATTATCAAGAGAAAAGGATTTCAGGTATCATATCTGAATGGGAAAGCGATTGATTATTCAGTCTTGATTCATCGAAAAAAAGCCGCCGGGCATATTGTTGCGGGAACTAACGATTCGATTTCCGCGTTACGTTCCTATTTCACAGAAAAGCAGTAAACGGCGAGAATTGTCATAACGTGGAGACAGGTATGGAAAATTCATGGGATTATCTTGATGCATATCGGGGAACACTCATAAAAGGCCAATGGCCGACTATTTGTGAGATATTTACGCTCAATGCGAAGCTCTTTCCGGAACGCCTCTGCTTTACCCGCTTTAGCCCTGAAAGGGAGAGCTTTACGTATAGGGAGGCGGATCTCAAAATCAGGTCTATAGCTGCATTTTTTCGGGAAAGCGGGATAGAGCCAGGGCAGAGGGTGGTAATTTCAGGCAAAAACAGCCCTGAATGGGCAATAAGCTACCTTGCGATTCTTTTTGCAGGCGGGGTTGTGGTACCCATCGATTATCAGCTGGAAACCGATCGGATTGTTTCACTCAGCCAGTTTGTCGATGCAAAGTTTGTCTGCATTGATGAAGAACGTTTTGAGGACTTTCAGAAGAAAAAGCCAGCCGCTGTCTCTCACATGTTCAGCCTCTCCCCCAAAAAGGATCAGTACATTTTGAACATGGGATCATCGTCGCCAGTCTCTCCTTCGGAGGTTGGTAGGAGTGAAGACGATATTGCGGCGATTCTGTTTACCAGCGGAACAACAGGAAATGAAAAGGGAGTTATGTTGACTCATGCCAATTTGATGAGTGATGTATTCCAGGCTTGTCATCCGATGTTCATGACCGCAACCGAAAAAGACATCTGGTACGCTCTTCTCCCGCTTCATCACAGTTATACGATGACGGCCGTTTTTCTTGAGTCGATTAGATACGGTTCCGAATTGGTTTTCGCTAAACGAATGGTGGTAAAAGAAATGATGAGAGACCTGAAAGAGGGACATATCACCATGTTTATGGCTATTCCACTGTTATACAATAAATTATTAAAGGGAATGATGAAGGAAGTACGAGGAAGGGGGTTACCGACTCATGTAACGGTAGGCCTATTCATGCGTATCAGCGGAGTGTGTAAGCGTTTTTTAAGAATCAATATCGGAAAAAAGATTTTTAGACCGCTTTTACGAGAGGTCGGTCTGGATAGAATTAGAATTTGTATCTGTGGAGGCGGACCGCTGGCCCCTGAAACGTTCCGTCGCTACAACGAACTGGGACTTGACTTCGTCCAGGGGTATGGACTGACAGAAACATCTCCCATCATTACCCTCAACCCGCTTCACCAGTTCAAACTAAGATCTGTGGGCAAGGTTTTTCCGCTGGTCGACATGAAAATTCTTGACCCGGATGAAGATGGTGTGGGTGAAATTGCGGTAAAAGGCCCAAATATCACATCAGGATACTATCGAGATCCAGAAGCAACCAAGGATCTATTCACAAGTGATGGGTTCCTACGAACCGGCGATGTAGGATATCTCGACAAAGAACATTATCTGTTTCTCACCGGTCGTAAAAAATCGTTGATTGTTACCGAGGGTGGGAAAAATGTTTACCCCGAAGAGATTGAAGATCATTTTCAACTTTTTCAGGAGATCGATCAGATCATGATCAAGGGCTACATTCAGAAAAAGGAAACCCTTGCCGAAGGCATTGAGGCAATCATTTATCCGAGTGAAGAGTTTTTTAAGGGTTGGACACCTGAGGATCGAAAAAAACGGTTGGAAAAAGCAGTCGCAGAGGTTAATAAAGAGCTTCTTCCCTATAAACGCATAACAAAGATGACCATCTTGGAAAAAGCGATGGAAACTACCACCACAAAAAAGATCAAGCGAAATCTGGTGCTTCGTCAGTTAGATCAGCTTCTTGAACGGAGTGGCATAAAATGAACGAATTAATCGATTCCATGATGTCGAGAAAGTCGGTACGGGTCTTTCTCGACAAAGCCGTAGAAGAGGAAAAGAAGGCCCTTCTCATTGAGGCTGCCCGACGGGCACCGACAGCGGGAAACCTTATGCTCTATTCGATCATCGATGTAACCGACCAGGAACTCAAAGAAAAATTGGCGATCAGCTGTGACCATCAACCTTTCATCGCAAAGGCTCCAATCGTACTGATATTTCTTGCCGATCCTAATCGCCTTTGGGATCTTTATCGTGCGGGGCAGGTACCGGAAAGCTGCAACGAGAGTGGAGAAGCATTTATTCAGAAGCCTGCACTTTCCGATCTTATGCTTGCAAGCTGCGATGCCATGGCAGCCGCCCAGAATGTCGTTATTGCGGCTCAGTCCCTTGGATTAGGTTCCTGTTACATCGGCGACATCATGGAACAAATCGAAGAGCATCGTGAAATGCTTGGTCTCCCTTCTTCTGTATTCCCTCTTACCATGCTCGTTATCGGCTACCCCACCGAAGCGGCATCACGACGAAAACAGACCGACCGATACCCATTGTGGGCAATGACCTTCGAAAATCACTACAAAAGCCTCACTCCGAAAGAACTGGCGACAATGACAGGCAAGGAGGATATAAAGAAGGAAGCCCTGCGCATCTACAAGAAAAAGACCGGGGCGGATTTCTCTTTCGAAATGCGTAGATCGGTAAAAAAAGGGCTCATGCCTTTTACCGAGACTCCATAAGCTCGGCTCGCTCCCGCCAGCTACTGGCAAGATAGATAAACGGGGTATCGCAGACCGCGACGATCCACTTGAGGATGTAGGTAGAGATGGTAATCTCGACCAAAACATGAGTGGGGAAGGTACCGAAGAAGGCAATCGTGGTAAAGATCACCGAATCAATGAGCTGGCTGATCATGGTGCTGATGTTATTTCGCAGCCAAATAAAACGTCGTGCAGGCAGCTTCTCTTTCCACATGTTATACGACCAGACATCATGCAGCTGGCTTACTCCGTAAGCGATAAGACTGGCAAGAACGATTCTCGGCATGGGAGAAAAAAGTGTGACGAGGCTCTCCTGGGCAAAATCATCTGCGCCGGGACGAAACCAAAGTGCCATATTCATGAGAACCATCATGGCGATAAGAGAGAAAAAGCCGATTCCGACGGCCTTACGGGCATCCTTTTTTCCATGATTTTCATTGAGAATATCCGTTACCAGAAAGCTTCCCGCATAGACAATGTTTCCAAGAGTAGCAGTCAGGCCGAAAAGATCAATAGTCTTCGTAACCTGAATATTGGCGACAATCGAAGCGATCGGTATCCAGATAAAAAGTCCGATTTTGCCCCAGAACCGATATGCCAGGATGATCGCCCCAAAATTAAAAAGAAGCATCAGAGCCCAAAAAAGTTCATTCATCATCAACTCCCATACTGTGTAAACGGGCCTCAAGCTTCAGTAACCTGGCCCTAATGTGTTCCATCTTTTGCTCCAGGCGAAGCTTCTCTTTTTGAAGCCGCTCAACGGCAAATGAAGCATTATTGTTATCGCTTCCCTCTTTGGTATTTGCCTCACGGCGAAAAGGCGGGCGAAAATCCGATTCAACGGCCTTTGGCGATCTATCCCCCGAAACAACGGCCGCCTCGGCTTCCCGACGATGCTCTTTCGGAATTTTCAACAAACTCTTCATGGCATCAAAGCCGATTTTTGGCGAAAGGCCTTCATGATGAGCTCGTAACATCCGCTTTGCGTCAGCCAAATCCGCCCCTACTGCATCCTCAAGCCACTCTTCAAGATTGTATCCCTTTTGCGCACACAAGCGTTCAGCCTCGGCATATTGTGCCCCCAACTCTAAAGCGATGCCACCATACTGCGGCAACAATGTACCGCGAATACGATCTGCCACGGCACTGAGTTCCGGGTCAGCATCCCATGGAGCCCCGGCAACTCCGGCATCCATCCCGGCCGCCCTGGATAAGAGTCTGTGATAGCAAGCACTGAATCTACTACCGTGATGTCGGGCAACCTCTTCTCGGGGTTCGGCAAGAGGAACGGGATCCAGGGCTGTTCCATATATCAACAGGTGATGGGTATATTGATGAATCGCCATTCGTAAAAGAAATGAAGACTCCTGCATCGAAGCGTTTCGGTTGTGAAGAATGATGGTACGATCAAAGGGCTTGTAGAGGCCGTCGACCTTTTCGCTGCTTTTCCCGCTCTGCACTACGGTAACTTCCGTAGCAGGAGCTTCCAGGGAGACAAGGAAATCGACTATAGCTTGGTTATCCATCATTCACTCATGGCTCACAGGATATATAGCAAGAGAATAGTAGTTGTTTTCATCCAGAGAACGCCACCGGGCAATGATGTATGCACCTTTCAACTCGATATCTGAAACCTCGAGGTTGACGCTCCGATGAACAGAAGAGCCTTTACCATTTTCATAATTTTCCTGTTTTTCTTTTACATCAATCGCCATCTGCCGCGCAATCCCTGCCATGGCCATCCTATCAGCTTGATAGATCGACTCGGCCACATAACGATAGCGTCCCACAGCTCCCAAGCCGGTAATGTAGCCGGGAATTTCAGGTACAGCCGTTACCCAGACAGGAAGTCCATTGTGAAGATCACTTTTTACCGATACCCCTTTCAACGAAAAACCGGAAAACTCAAATACGACGTAACTCGCTTCCCGGTCCCGAAGGTAGGCAACAGGATCGAGAGAATCTCGGAAAGATGCCGCAGCATCGACATCGAAACTTACATCAACATCCTCAAGGTGCCCGAAGTCTCTTCCCTGGGTCAAGGTCGCAAACTTCGCTACGACTCGGGTTGAAACAAAACGTGAAACCTGGACGGCAGCCATATCCAGACACCGGTCGTACTCGGCCTCACGATCGGCCATTCGCGGTACCGTTGCAAAAAAACGAGGTTTACCGTCAACAGGAGTGGTATTCCAGAGTTGAGCATAACGTAAGTCGGAGAAATCGATAACATCATCAATAATAACTGGCCTCAACCGGCCCGACTCGTCATAACGATCATCTATCGTCTCCGAGGCCTTTGGAGAAACATTCTCGCCGTCGGACAAACACCCCGAAAAGAATAAAAGAAGAACAGCAGGGATCAAAAAAAAACATCGCTTTCGGTATCGCTTGTCCATTATCATAGCACACTACTCCTTATCAATTACTATACCGGAAAACCACTCCGAGGCAAGGCCCCCTCTTTCTTTTTGCGCCTAGAAACCGGACGAGCTATACTTTGATCGACACGTCATAACAGGAGGAGATCTTGAATGCATAATAAAAGGAGCGGAATACCCAAACTACTGGTCTTATTTGTTGTGATTGCCTTTGCGGTATCAAGTTGCACTGCAATAAGCAACACAGTTTCCAAGGCCAAAAGTTCGATAAACCGACGGGCAGAGAATGCCATACTATCAGCTACCGGCATAGCAGGATTGCAGGATTCAATGCTGGCAATGGTGGTTTATACACATGCCTTTTTTGCCGGTGGTTTTATGTACGGCTATGAAAACTTCAACGAGGGGGAAGGAGTTGAATGGAGGATACAAGTCTCCACGGATGATGAAGAAAGCCGTTTAACCGTGGAACGGGCCCTTCTCAAACGTAATGAAGATGGAAGTGGGTGGTGGCAACTCCGTTATTCCGACAATGAATCCGACCTTCTCTCCGAAGCCCTGATCGGCAAGGAGTATGAATTACTTGCCTTCAGATATCGCGACCAGGAAAGCGGCGAAATCAGAGAGTGGTTACCGGAGCAGAACGAGACCAGCGATCAAGAGGATGCGGAAGAGGAGGAACCCCCGGAGTATTATCAAGGCCCATGGGAATCGCATGTGGTGGGAACCTCTGTTATACAGGTCCCGGCAGGCACTTTTAACGCACAAGAGGTCCTTCTGGAAGAAAAAACCAAAAGCCATTACACCGATGAAGCCGGAAACGATCAAACGAAAACAGGGATACTTCGGTATCAATGGTGGATCAGTGATGAGGTTTCGGGAAAGCTCGTGAAATACCGATGGGAAGACAGCTCCGAGGGATCTGTGTTTACCGGAGAACTCATTTCGAACAAAACCGGTTATAAGACCCAACTTTCATCCTTTTGAGACACAGGCATCCGGCTGCATCGTTGTTGCAGCCGGGTGTTGGGGTTTCCTAAAGTTTTCTAAAAGGAAGTCATTCATTTAGTCCGGCAAAGAGGCCTTCGTTATGTCGTTGTATTGCAAGTTAGTGTTCTGAATAGTGGTGATACATGGCGTGTAAATCCTTTCTTCTCTGTAACTTGTAAGCTCTATTGTAAAAACAGCAAGCCAACGGCGA
Coding sequences:
- a CDS encoding inositol monophosphatase family protein — encoded protein: MTQYSKLIEKVIEAGDMAAKNQKSVRRNFKPDGSVLTETDLAIDQLLSDTLKELFPDANIVSEENPRDLFPDRKLTFALDPIDGTDAYSQGMPGWCVALGILNEQLLPVGGIIYAPRWGTDRERGVLLTALPDQEVLYNGSPLKIDADTKKQKQCLQMMISSKLHRTFDLSVYPGKLRSIGSSILHLAALLLHPGVTEVLLAPCFIWDIAAAHAIIKRKGFQVSYLNGKAIDYSVLIHRKKAAGHIVAGTNDSISALRSYFTEKQ
- a CDS encoding queuosine precursor transporter — translated: MNELFWALMLLFNFGAIILAYRFWGKIGLFIWIPIASIVANIQVTKTIDLFGLTATLGNIVYAGSFLVTDILNENHGKKDARKAVGIGFFSLIAMMVLMNMALWFRPGADDFAQESLVTLFSPMPRIVLASLIAYGVSQLHDVWSYNMWKEKLPARRFIWLRNNISTMISQLIDSVIFTTIAFFGTFPTHVLVEITISTYILKWIVAVCDTPFIYLASSWRERAELMESR
- a CDS encoding glycosyltransferase family protein, which translates into the protein MRIGVGINGEGKGHVTRMIALSQRLQERHELFFWAPETVAPMIAATFPDCLLMPLPLLKFVMNKERIDFFRTGIDNIDTIFQAPAAIKQISDQMKLLRIEGVLSDFEPYSSKAAKHAGIPVLQLNHPGIVLRAQTIMPDAIISKIVAGSMMGEYDESLISSFYHGDIGPILRDNIRTKEPYYGNHIIVYVKKSMEKNVLEALHHVTKREIRVFPSERFDFADSLATSAAVIATSGHQLSCESLYLKKPICSIPVEGQFEQRLNAMMIERSGRGLYAKMDHITSDMKRFFKNLNAYQEESEKPAPEGYCFHDESDKAAFLTERFFVSGGLPLAKKA
- a CDS encoding nitroreductase family protein, encoding MNELIDSMMSRKSVRVFLDKAVEEEKKALLIEAARRAPTAGNLMLYSIIDVTDQELKEKLAISCDHQPFIAKAPIVLIFLADPNRLWDLYRAGQVPESCNESGEAFIQKPALSDLMLASCDAMAAAQNVVIAAQSLGLGSCYIGDIMEQIEEHREMLGLPSSVFPLTMLVIGYPTEAASRRKQTDRYPLWAMTFENHYKSLTPKELATMTGKEDIKKEALRIYKKKTGADFSFEMRRSVKKGLMPFTETP
- a CDS encoding AMP-dependent synthetase/ligase, which gives rise to MENSWDYLDAYRGTLIKGQWPTICEIFTLNAKLFPERLCFTRFSPERESFTYREADLKIRSIAAFFRESGIEPGQRVVISGKNSPEWAISYLAILFAGGVVVPIDYQLETDRIVSLSQFVDAKFVCIDEERFEDFQKKKPAAVSHMFSLSPKKDQYILNMGSSSPVSPSEVGRSEDDIAAILFTSGTTGNEKGVMLTHANLMSDVFQACHPMFMTATEKDIWYALLPLHHSYTMTAVFLESIRYGSELVFAKRMVVKEMMRDLKEGHITMFMAIPLLYNKLLKGMMKEVRGRGLPTHVTVGLFMRISGVCKRFLRINIGKKIFRPLLREVGLDRIRICICGGGPLAPETFRRYNELGLDFVQGYGLTETSPIITLNPLHQFKLRSVGKVFPLVDMKILDPDEDGVGEIAVKGPNITSGYYRDPEATKDLFTSDGFLRTGDVGYLDKEHYLFLTGRKKSLIVTEGGKNVYPEEIEDHFQLFQEIDQIMIKGYIQKKETLAEGIEAIIYPSEEFFKGWTPEDRKKRLEKAVAEVNKELLPYKRITKMTILEKAMETTTTKKIKRNLVLRQLDQLLERSGIK